In one window of Posidoniimonas corsicana DNA:
- a CDS encoding Hpt domain-containing protein, translated as MPPSTATPAIDLDALLQRCLGNLDLAERAIEAFLDDFPTSHSNLEQAIELDDSEAVSQLAHRMKGAARNVGAESLAGLLESMESLSAEGDREQKRELAATIADELKRLEESVL; from the coding sequence ATGCCTCCCTCCACAGCAACGCCGGCAATCGATCTCGACGCCCTGCTGCAACGCTGCCTGGGCAACCTCGACCTCGCGGAGCGGGCGATCGAGGCGTTCCTCGACGATTTCCCTACCAGTCACAGCAACCTCGAGCAGGCGATCGAGCTCGACGACTCGGAGGCCGTGTCCCAGCTTGCCCACCGTATGAAAGGCGCCGCCCGAAACGTCGGGGCGGAGTCGCTGGCCGGGCTGCTGGAGTCAATGGAGTCGCTCTCGGCCGAGGGCGACCGTGAGCAGAAGCGGGAACTGGCCGCGACGATCGCCGACGAACTAAAACGCCTAGAGGAATCGGTGCTCTGA
- a CDS encoding response regulator, which yields MTSRVLFVDDEGIVLKSLNRALSTTYDITTAYSAEEALRLLSEQKFAVVVTDMRMPGGDGMWLIRQAGEMSPNTSFIVLTGNCDDATRDTAMASGKVFSFLNKPCPIDLLEEQIDKAIEARLAVHRV from the coding sequence ATGACCAGCCGAGTCCTGTTTGTCGATGACGAAGGCATTGTGCTGAAGTCGCTTAATCGCGCACTTAGCACCACCTACGACATCACCACCGCGTACTCCGCGGAGGAAGCGCTACGGCTCTTGAGCGAGCAGAAGTTCGCTGTCGTCGTGACCGACATGCGCATGCCGGGCGGAGACGGGATGTGGTTGATCCGCCAGGCCGGCGAGATGAGCCCCAACACGTCGTTCATCGTGCTGACCGGCAACTGCGACGACGCCACGCGCGACACGGCGATGGCCAGCGGCAAGGTGTTCTCGTTCCTCAACAAGCCCTGTCCGATCGACCTGCTCGAGGAGCAGATCGACAAGGCGATCGAGGCCCGCCTGGCGGTTCACCGGGTCTAG
- a CDS encoding HD domain-containing phosphohydrolase, whose translation MQVLIAEDDKSSALILEGVLVSLGYEVLVASDGAEAWELLRNNDCRIVISDWQMPHMDGLELCRRIRSRQVSSYVYVILLTSRSGSQNLVEGLQAGADDFITKPFDAAELRVRMKVGERVVSLESRDLVIFTLAKLAESRDPETGAHLERVREYVRILSQRLMQNERFSSQVDHDFIQMMYLSSPLHDIGKVGIPDDVLLKPGRLTPEEMDRMKQHTVIGGRTLDAALASHPSASFLQVARDIAWTHHERYDGTGYPNQLAGDDIPLSGRIMALADVYDALTTKRVYKDAMPHAKAREIVLEGRGTQFDPCVVDAFLQCEQDFVRIKEALQDADSEINSAVNAPAVAGGV comes from the coding sequence ATGCAAGTCCTAATTGCCGAAGACGACAAGAGCAGCGCCCTCATCCTCGAGGGTGTGCTTGTTTCGTTGGGCTACGAGGTATTGGTCGCCTCGGACGGCGCCGAGGCGTGGGAGTTGCTCCGCAACAACGACTGCCGGATCGTCATCTCCGACTGGCAGATGCCCCACATGGACGGGCTCGAGCTCTGCCGGCGGATCCGCAGCCGTCAGGTAAGCAGCTACGTCTACGTGATCCTGCTGACGAGCCGATCCGGCTCCCAGAACCTCGTTGAGGGGCTGCAGGCCGGCGCCGACGACTTCATCACCAAGCCATTCGACGCGGCGGAACTGCGGGTCCGCATGAAGGTCGGCGAGCGTGTCGTCTCGCTTGAGAGCCGCGACCTGGTAATCTTCACGCTGGCCAAGCTCGCAGAATCCCGTGACCCCGAGACCGGCGCCCACCTGGAACGCGTCCGCGAGTACGTGCGGATACTCAGCCAGCGGCTGATGCAGAACGAGCGGTTCAGCTCGCAGGTGGACCACGACTTCATCCAGATGATGTACCTGTCGAGCCCGCTTCACGACATCGGCAAGGTGGGGATTCCGGACGACGTGCTGCTGAAGCCGGGCCGGCTGACGCCCGAAGAGATGGACCGGATGAAGCAGCACACGGTCATCGGTGGCCGCACGCTGGACGCGGCCCTCGCGTCGCACCCCTCGGCGTCGTTCCTCCAAGTCGCCCGCGACATCGCGTGGACACACCACGAACGCTACGACGGAACAGGCTACCCGAATCAACTCGCCGGAGACGATATCCCGCTTTCGGGCCGTATCATGGCGTTGGCGGACGTCTACGACGCGTTGACCACCAAACGCGTCTACAAGGACGCGATGCCCCACGCGAAAGCGAGGGAGATCGTCCTCGAGGGCCGGGGCACGCAGTTCGACCCGTGCGTGGTCGACGCCTTCCTGCAGTGCGAGCAGGACTTTGTGCGGATCAAAGAGGCGCTGCAGGACGCCGACTCCGAGATCAATTCGGCCGTCAACGCGCCCGCGGTTGCTGGCGGCGTCTGA
- a CDS encoding uracil-DNA glycosylase produces MSTPNHHLALKQRLESLLAAGVRQLPRGEALPQEVMESPQSPDPEPAAITPAAAPAEPPVAERPSPAPAAASLLPGMGDAPEGPQKSTAPTLEVLRDEVAACVRCQELATTRTQTVFGVGSRDARLCFMGEAPGADEDRQGEPFVGRAGQLLNKIIQACRMQREEVYILNVLKCRPPGNRNPNPAEAANCSGFLNRQLELIEPEYICCLGAVAAQNLLQTQTPIGRLRGRVHEYRGIKVVCTYHPAYLLRNPSAKKDAWEDMKMLMGLMGVQL; encoded by the coding sequence ATGAGCACCCCGAACCACCACCTCGCCCTGAAGCAGCGGCTCGAGAGCCTCCTGGCGGCTGGCGTCCGACAGCTTCCAAGAGGGGAGGCGTTGCCACAGGAGGTAATGGAGTCTCCGCAGTCGCCGGATCCAGAGCCCGCCGCGATCACGCCGGCTGCGGCGCCGGCCGAGCCCCCGGTCGCTGAACGACCATCTCCCGCTCCTGCCGCTGCTTCGCTCCTCCCGGGCATGGGGGACGCTCCCGAGGGCCCGCAGAAGTCCACAGCGCCGACGCTTGAGGTGCTCCGCGACGAGGTGGCCGCGTGCGTGCGCTGCCAAGAGCTCGCGACCACCCGCACGCAGACGGTGTTCGGCGTCGGCTCACGGGACGCGCGGCTGTGCTTTATGGGCGAGGCGCCCGGCGCGGATGAGGACCGGCAGGGCGAGCCCTTTGTCGGGCGTGCCGGGCAGCTGCTCAACAAGATTATCCAGGCCTGCCGGATGCAGCGCGAGGAGGTCTATATCCTCAATGTGCTGAAGTGCCGGCCGCCGGGCAACCGGAACCCCAACCCGGCCGAAGCAGCCAACTGCAGCGGATTCCTTAACCGGCAGCTGGAGCTGATCGAACCCGAGTATATCTGCTGCCTGGGGGCGGTCGCGGCCCAGAACCTGCTCCAGACGCAGACCCCGATTGGGCGACTCCGCGGTCGGGTGCACGAGTACCGCGGCATCAAGGTGGTCTGCACCTACCACCCCGCGTACCTGCTGCGGAACCCCTCGGCCAAGAAGGACGCCTGGGAGGACATGAAGATGCTCATGGGGCTGATGGGCGTCCAGCTTTAG
- the hemW gene encoding radical SAM family heme chaperone HemW, which produces MPGHAEPRSAYLHVPFCAHRCGYCNFAVIAGREDLAGDYVRAIEAELASLGRPRPVETLYFGGGTPTRLPLELLERLCQVTRGWFPPEPGCEWTVEANPVDVTQDLLAVLVSCGVNRLSLGGQSFQPGKLSLLERDHDAGQIARAVDLCQEHGLECSLDLIFAAPGETLRAWRGDVDQAIATGAGHVSTYGLTFEKGAAFWSRLVGGDLAEVDEDLQREMYLAAIDGLCEAGFEHYEVSNFARPGRRSRHNQVYWSGAGWYAAGPGAARYVDGVRETNHQSTTTYLRRVLAGESPVAFREELTAEQEAREQLVFGLRRIEGVERSEFAERTGFSIDQLAAGQVDRFCELGLLEDTKDRLRLTREGLLISDALWPEFL; this is translated from the coding sequence ATGCCCGGTCACGCCGAGCCACGTTCCGCCTACCTGCATGTGCCGTTCTGCGCACACAGGTGCGGCTACTGCAATTTCGCCGTCATCGCCGGGCGTGAGGACCTTGCCGGGGACTACGTGCGGGCTATCGAGGCCGAGCTCGCAAGTCTAGGCCGTCCGCGTCCGGTCGAGACGCTCTACTTCGGCGGTGGCACGCCCACCCGGCTCCCGCTGGAGTTGCTGGAGCGGCTCTGTCAGGTGACGAGAGGCTGGTTCCCCCCTGAGCCTGGCTGTGAGTGGACCGTCGAGGCTAACCCGGTTGACGTCACTCAGGACCTGCTCGCGGTGCTCGTCTCATGCGGAGTGAATCGGCTTAGCCTCGGTGGTCAGTCGTTCCAGCCGGGAAAGCTGTCGCTGCTGGAACGCGACCATGACGCCGGCCAGATTGCGCGGGCCGTGGACCTCTGCCAGGAACACGGTCTGGAGTGCTCGCTTGACTTGATATTCGCCGCTCCGGGCGAGACGCTCCGTGCCTGGCGGGGGGACGTGGACCAGGCGATTGCGACCGGCGCCGGGCACGTTTCGACGTACGGTTTAACGTTCGAGAAGGGAGCGGCGTTCTGGTCCCGCCTTGTCGGCGGGGACCTGGCCGAAGTCGATGAGGACCTGCAGCGCGAGATGTACCTCGCGGCAATTGACGGGTTGTGCGAGGCGGGTTTCGAGCACTACGAGGTCTCAAATTTCGCCCGGCCGGGGCGTCGGAGCCGGCACAACCAGGTCTACTGGTCGGGCGCGGGCTGGTACGCGGCGGGGCCCGGGGCGGCTAGATATGTGGATGGCGTCCGAGAGACCAACCACCAGAGCACCACGACCTACCTCCGACGCGTCCTGGCCGGCGAGTCGCCGGTCGCCTTCCGCGAGGAACTCACTGCGGAGCAGGAGGCCCGCGAGCAGCTCGTGTTTGGGCTCCGGCGAATTGAAGGCGTAGAGCGGTCTGAGTTCGCGGAGAGGACCGGCTTCTCGATAGACCAGCTTGCCGCGGGGCAGGTAGATCGGTTCTGCGAGCTCGGGCTGCTGGAGGATACTAAGGACCGGCTGCGTTTGACGCGCGAGGGCCTGCTGATAAGCGACGCCCTGTGGCCCGAATTCCTCTGA
- a CDS encoding sigma-54-dependent Fis family transcriptional regulator gives MAQAIVDQPGVEAVTLLRAAPPDWEVLAAVGKTAPVELAAEALDAGRTRDDGEWSAAPLAGVSDVLLVRPAVADDDLSSLAGLVGHCLSAARKLQLLEGEAERASTLLELVHQWRRSNDLQQLLQDMADAACRLFDSDRASIFLWDRKSATLVGRPAIGIEGGELRVPDNSGVVGEVLASGEPMRVSPGHDANAIDRTTDERTGYRTRSLLAVPLVTAEQDKLGVFELINKRGRPGFSAEDQQGLIEFAEHASAALAATQEFETLLERHEQYVQQQFAGVELVGECPAIQALRSTIQRVADTDLSVLILGENGCGKEVVARLLHYNSSRRSAPFVAVNCAAIAETLLESELFGHEKGAFTDARETRPGKFELADGGALLLDEIGDMSLSGQAKLLRALEERKVVRVGGSVEIPTNVRVLAATNQDLAKLVREKRFREDLYFRLNVVTLELPPLRQRGDDLMLLADNFLKQFCRAAGRPAPKWTAESRKLMAAHRWPGNVRELRNMMERLAYLSTGEKIEAGDLAFIAAPNAGGESLLDLGLPLSQATEEFQRRYITGAIEESRGNVSEAAKRLGVYRTNLYRKMNSLGMSGDDRSDE, from the coding sequence GTGGCCCAAGCCATTGTCGACCAACCCGGGGTAGAAGCCGTCACCTTGCTGCGGGCGGCGCCGCCCGATTGGGAGGTGCTGGCCGCGGTAGGGAAGACGGCCCCCGTAGAGCTGGCGGCCGAGGCGCTGGACGCAGGTCGCACTCGCGATGATGGGGAGTGGTCCGCGGCGCCGCTAGCGGGCGTCTCGGACGTGCTGCTTGTCCGGCCCGCCGTGGCGGACGATGACCTCTCCTCGTTGGCGGGACTGGTCGGCCACTGCCTGTCAGCGGCAAGAAAGCTGCAGCTGCTGGAAGGCGAGGCGGAACGGGCGTCGACGCTGCTGGAACTGGTGCACCAGTGGCGGAGGTCCAACGACCTGCAGCAACTTCTGCAAGACATGGCCGACGCCGCCTGCCGCTTGTTCGATTCAGACAGGGCCAGCATCTTCTTGTGGGACCGGAAGTCCGCGACGCTGGTCGGCCGCCCGGCCATCGGCATTGAGGGGGGCGAGCTGCGCGTGCCCGACAACTCAGGGGTGGTCGGCGAGGTGCTGGCGAGCGGCGAACCGATGCGGGTGTCGCCTGGGCACGACGCGAACGCGATTGACCGGACCACCGACGAGCGGACCGGGTACCGCACCCGGTCGTTGCTGGCCGTCCCGCTTGTAACCGCCGAGCAGGACAAGCTCGGGGTATTTGAGCTGATCAACAAACGCGGCCGTCCGGGGTTTTCCGCCGAAGACCAGCAGGGGTTGATCGAGTTTGCGGAGCACGCTTCGGCCGCGCTGGCGGCCACCCAGGAGTTCGAGACCCTGCTGGAGCGTCACGAGCAATACGTGCAGCAGCAGTTCGCCGGCGTCGAACTGGTGGGCGAGTGCCCCGCGATCCAGGCGTTGAGATCGACCATCCAACGCGTGGCCGACACCGACCTCTCCGTGTTGATCCTGGGGGAGAACGGTTGCGGCAAGGAGGTAGTCGCCCGGTTGCTCCACTACAACAGCAGCCGCCGATCGGCGCCGTTCGTGGCGGTTAACTGCGCCGCTATCGCCGAGACCCTGCTGGAAAGCGAGCTCTTCGGTCACGAGAAGGGCGCCTTTACCGACGCCCGCGAAACGCGGCCCGGCAAGTTCGAGCTGGCGGATGGCGGGGCGCTGCTGCTCGATGAGATCGGCGACATGAGCCTGTCAGGCCAGGCGAAGCTGCTGCGGGCGCTCGAGGAACGCAAGGTAGTGCGGGTAGGCGGCTCGGTCGAGATCCCCACCAACGTGCGTGTGCTGGCCGCGACCAATCAGGATTTAGCCAAGCTGGTCCGAGAGAAGCGATTCCGCGAAGACCTGTACTTCCGGCTCAACGTTGTGACGCTGGAACTGCCACCGCTGCGGCAGCGCGGGGATGACCTGATGCTGCTGGCCGACAACTTCCTCAAGCAGTTCTGCCGCGCCGCGGGTCGCCCGGCGCCGAAGTGGACCGCCGAGAGCCGCAAGCTTATGGCCGCCCACCGCTGGCCGGGCAACGTCCGCGAGCTTCGTAACATGATGGAGCGGCTGGCGTACCTATCCACCGGGGAAAAGATCGAGGCCGGCGACCTCGCGTTTATCGCGGCGCCAAACGCGGGCGGCGAGTCGCTGCTCGATCTGGGCCTACCGCTCTCGCAGGCCACCGAAGAGTTTCAGCGGCGCTACATCACCGGTGCGATCGAAGAGTCTCGGGGCAACGTCAGCGAGGCGGCCAAGCGGCTGGGCGTCTACCGCACCAATCTGTACCGCAAGATGAACTCGTTGGGGATGTCGGGCGACGACCGCTCGGACGAGTGA